One region of Candidatus Omnitrophota bacterium genomic DNA includes:
- a CDS encoding glycosyltransferase: MSVKRCDIILPTCGQSGAVKNCIRSLVRTTGYPYRLIVIDNGSPEEIKGYLKDISRAGKIDMILIEPGENLGWVRSINRGLELSKDSAYVAFQNDDTVFTDGWLDGIVKIFEKDPKVGAVNPEWEKPANADIDGYAMELKKYAGQAIDTDWCRGHCFLVKREVLNRLGGLEPIYIPGYFDDRDYSLKIINAGYRCVRAKGIFVYHLRNMTASRTMKASEIALLMERNAKVFYKRWGRPLRLIFALRDYSGSNELIRHMCADQNKVIFIIRDKKPVSYEHSNIKILKFPRLFLNISALLYIVSNRSKKEQKKTDFIFTDDRRLYNFLNIFARLIPAKLVFAKDIDSLKEEVFRLVKEKKDKDRDSIIL; the protein is encoded by the coding sequence GTGAGCGTTAAGCGTTGCGACATAATATTACCGACGTGCGGGCAGTCCGGGGCTGTAAAAAATTGTATTCGGAGCCTGGTCAGAACTACCGGGTATCCCTATCGCCTTATAGTTATCGATAACGGTAGCCCCGAAGAGATCAAAGGTTATCTTAAGGACATTTCAAGGGCCGGAAAGATCGACATGATCTTAATAGAGCCGGGAGAGAACCTCGGCTGGGTCAGGTCTATAAACCGGGGCCTTGAATTATCAAAGGACTCCGCATATGTCGCTTTCCAAAATGACGATACCGTATTTACAGACGGCTGGCTCGACGGGATTGTGAAAATATTCGAGAAAGACCCGAAGGTCGGAGCTGTCAATCCGGAATGGGAAAAGCCCGCGAATGCCGATATAGACGGGTACGCGATGGAGTTGAAAAAATACGCCGGACAGGCGATAGATACGGATTGGTGTAGAGGGCATTGTTTTTTAGTTAAACGGGAGGTCCTTAACAGATTGGGCGGGTTAGAGCCTATATACATACCCGGCTATTTCGACGACAGGGATTATTCCCTGAAGATCATAAATGCTGGTTACAGATGCGTCAGGGCAAAGGGTATATTTGTTTATCACCTCAGGAATATGACGGCGAGCCGCACAATGAAAGCGTCCGAGATCGCGCTCCTGATGGAGCGGAACGCGAAGGTATTTTATAAGAGATGGGGCCGGCCGTTACGGCTTATCTTTGCGCTACGGGATTATTCCGGTTCAAACGAGCTGATAAGGCATATGTGCGCGGACCAGAATAAGGTGATATTTATAATCAGGGATAAAAAACCGGTTTCGTATGAGCATAGTAATATTAAAATACTAAAATTCCCGAGGCTGTTTTTAAACATATCGGCTCTTCTGTATATCGTATCCAATAGAAGCAAAAAAGAACAGAAGAAGACAGATTTTATATTTACCGATGACAGGAGGCTTTATAATTTTCTGAATATTTTTGCCCGGCTGATACCGGCGAAATTAGTATTCGCTAAGGACATCGATTCGCTGAAGGAAGAAGTGTTCCGACTGGTAAAAGAGAAAAAGGACAAGGATAGAGATAGTATAATCCTTTAG